The Pseudomonas benzenivorans region GGGCGGCGCCCAGCAGGGGCGACCAGAGCAGGCGCTGGCCCAGGGTGCGCGCGCCGAGCAGGCGGGCGATGGCGGGTGCGGCCAGGCCGATGAAGCCGATCACGCCGACGCTGCTGACCACGCAGGCGGTGAGGAACACCCCCAGGCCCAGGCCGGCCAGGCGCAGGCCGGGCAGGGAGACGCCGAGGCTGCGCGCGCCGCTGTCCTGCAAGTCCAGCAGGCTGAGCGGGCGCAGCAACAGCGGCAACAGCGCCAGGGCCAGGGCCAGGCGCGGGGCGAGGAACAGCACGGCGTCCCAGTTGTGCTGGCTGAGCGAGCCCGCCCCCCAGATGAACAGCGCGGTCAGGCCCTGGGGTTGCAGCATCATCAGGGCGATGTTCAGCGCGCTCAGGTAGAGGCTGACCACCAGGCCGGCGAGGATCAGCGCCAGCGGGCTCATCGCCCGGCGCCAGGCCAGGGCGAACACCAGCAGGCTGGCCAGGGCGCCACCGCCCATCGCCAGCCACTCGCGGGCCAGCAATAGCTGCGGCGCGAACAGGGTGGCCAGGGTCAGGGCCAGCTGTGCGCCGCCGGCGACCCCGAGGGTGGTCGGCGAGGCCAGCGGGTTGCGCAGCACCTGCTGCATCAGCAGGCCGGCCAGGGCCAGGCTGGCGCCGCACAGCAGGGTCATGCACAGGCGTGGCAACCAGCTGTAGTGGGCCAGCACCTGGCGCAGGTCGCCGAGGTCCGGCTGCCACAGCGCCTGGCCCCACAGGGCGCTGGGCAGGCGCAGGCCGAGGTCGCCGAGGGCCAGTGCCAGGCAGGCGGCGAACAGCGCCATACAGAACAGCGCCGGTTTGCGGCTGGCGAGGGTGTCGGTCATGGCGGGGTCTCGTTCGGCAGGGCCCGTTGCAACTGCCGGGCGAAGCGCTCGGCGCTGGGCAGGGCGCCGAAGCTCCAGACTTCGGCCAGGGCATGCACGCGGCCGTCGCGCACCATCGGCAGGTTCTGCCACAGGGCGCTATTGGCCAACTGGCGTTCGGCATCCAGCGGTAGCGGGCGGAAATACAGCAGGCGGGCGTCCGGTTGCTCGATAAGGCGCTCGATTCCGGTGTTGGAGAAGCCCCAGTAGCTGCCCGGCGTGGTCCAGGCGTTGCGCAGGCCCAGGCGGGCGAGCACCGACTGGTAGAGGCTGTGCTGGCCATACACCCGGACATGGCGGTCATCCATGAAGTGCACCAGGTACAGCGGCCGCTGGGCATCGCCGAGCCGCCGCTGAGTGCGGGCCAGGCCCTCGTCGACGCGCCGGATCAGCGCTTCGGCCTCGGCCTGGCGGTCGAACAGCTGGCCCAGCTCGCGGGTGACGCGTTGGGCATTGAGGTAGGGGTCGCTGTCCGGGGCGAACAGGGTCAGGCTGCGTACCGGGGCGATGCGCTCCAGGGCGGCGCGGGCATTCTCGAACTGCGGGGTGATGAGGATCAGCTCCGGCGCCAGTTGACTGAGCAGCTCCAGGTTCGGCTCGGTGCGCAGGCCCAGGTCCTGGACCTCGGCGGGTAACGCTGGCGCGGCGACCCAGCGCCTGTAGCCGTCCACCTCGGCCACCGCCTGGGGCGTCACGCCCAGGGCCAGCAGGGTCTCGGTCAGGCCCCAGTCGATCACCGCGATCCGTTGCGGTGCGGCGGCGGCCGGCAGGCCGAGCAAGGCCAGGCACAGGCCCAGGAGTACGGCCAGACGCATGCTCAATGGACCACGGCGATGGGCGCCTGGGCGCGCGGGTGGGGCATGACGGTCATGCCGATGCCGTAGATGGACGCCAGGGTGTCGCTGGTCATCAGTTGTGCCGGGCTGCCCTCGACCAGCAGGCGCCCGCTGTGCAGGGCCACCAGGCGGTCGCAGTAGCGCGCCGCCAGGTTGATGTCGTGCAGCACCACCACCACGCCCAGGCCCAGTTCCGCACAGAGCTTGCGCACCAGGGCCAGGACTTCCACCTGATGGGCGATGTCCAGGGCCGAGGTGGGCTCGTCGAGCAGCAGGTAGCGGCTGTCCTGGGCCAGCAGCATGGCCAGCCAGACCCGCTGGCGCTCGCCGCCGGAGAGACTGTCCACCAGGCGTTCGGCGAAGCGCTGGGTGTCGGTGAGCTGCAGTGCCCGCTCGATCCTGGCCCGGTCTTCGGCCTTGAGGCGGCCGAGGGGGCCGTGCCAGGGGTAGCGCCCGAAACCGACCAGTTCGCGCACGCTGAGGCCGTCGGCGGCAGGCAATTGCTGCGGCAGGTAGGCCACCCGGCGGGCGAAGGCGCGGTTGCCCCAGTCCTGCACCGGCTTGCCATCGAGCAGGATGCGCCCGCCGCTGGGCAGCTGCTGGCGCGCCAGCAGCTTGAGCAGGGTGGATTTGCCGGAGCCATTGTGGCCGATCAGGCCGACCATCTGCCCTTCGGCCAGACGCAGGTCGAGGGGGTGCAGCAGGGGGCGGTCGGGCAAGTGGTAGGTGACGGCGTCCAGTTCGAACATGCGCGCTCCAGATCGGCCGATAGGGCGGGTGAACAGGCGCACCGGAGAGCCCGGTGCGAAAAGACAGGAAATCTAAAGTAAGTGCTAATAATTATCAATGTCTAATGGCCGGTTGCCCCGACCGCACATGGGGGCAACCGGTTCACCGGGCATCAGCCGGTGCGCACCTCGATGCGGCGGCCGCGGGCGTGTTCGGCCTTGGGCAGCTCGATGCGCAGCACGCCGTTGCGGTAGTGGGCCGCGGTCTTGTTGGCGAGCACCGGCAGCGGCAGGGGGATGCTGCGGTGGAAGCGGCCGAAGGCGCACTGGCGAATGCGGTAGTGGCCGCTGCTCGATTCCTGCTCGTAGCGTTTCTCGCCACGCACCACCAGCACGTCGCCACGCACCTCGATGTCCAGGTCCTGCTTGTCCAGCCCCGGTACTTCCAGGCGCACGACGAACTTGTCGGCGTCCTCGTACAGGTCGCCGGCCAGCAGCGCCCAGCTGCTCGAGGGGAATTCGGCGCTGGCGGACCCGGCCGCCGGCGGCGGGATTTCCTCGCGCTTGTCGCGACCGCTGGGGGTGAAGCGGGTCAGGGCCCCGCTGGCGCGGTCGAGCACCTGACGCCAGCCCTCGCCGAGCGAGTGCCAGG contains the following coding sequences:
- a CDS encoding ABC transporter substrate-binding protein — protein: MRLAVLLGLCLALLGLPAAAAPQRIAVIDWGLTETLLALGVTPQAVAEVDGYRRWVAAPALPAEVQDLGLRTEPNLELLSQLAPELILITPQFENARAALERIAPVRSLTLFAPDSDPYLNAQRVTRELGQLFDRQAEAEALIRRVDEGLARTQRRLGDAQRPLYLVHFMDDRHVRVYGQHSLYQSVLARLGLRNAWTTPGSYWGFSNTGIERLIEQPDARLLYFRPLPLDAERQLANSALWQNLPMVRDGRVHALAEVWSFGALPSAERFARQLQRALPNETPP
- a CDS encoding Hsp20/alpha crystallin family protein, with product MDRLNELKHGLEETWHSLGEGWRQVLDRASGALTRFTPSGRDKREEIPPPAAGSASAEFPSSSWALLAGDLYEDADKFVVRLEVPGLDKQDLDIEVRGDVLVVRGEKRYEQESSSGHYRIRQCAFGRFHRSIPLPLPVLANKTAAHYRNGVLRIELPKAEHARGRRIEVRTG
- a CDS encoding ATP-binding cassette domain-containing protein yields the protein MFELDAVTYHLPDRPLLHPLDLRLAEGQMVGLIGHNGSGKSTLLKLLARQQLPSGGRILLDGKPVQDWGNRAFARRVAYLPQQLPAADGLSVRELVGFGRYPWHGPLGRLKAEDRARIERALQLTDTQRFAERLVDSLSGGERQRVWLAMLLAQDSRYLLLDEPTSALDIAHQVEVLALVRKLCAELGLGVVVVLHDINLAARYCDRLVALHSGRLLVEGSPAQLMTSDTLASIYGIGMTVMPHPRAQAPIAVVH